In Drosophila albomicans strain 15112-1751.03 unplaced genomic scaffold, ASM965048v2 utg000119l_pilon, whole genome shotgun sequence, the following are encoded in one genomic region:
- the LOC127566274 gene encoding piggyBac transposable element-derived protein 3-like has product MNMIVGEASYPNLKSYWGQNALGPIQTCMTRSRFEAIKKYFSLRDERERIKKGEPGYDPLFRTRKLVDCLNKRFDSVPKYARLCVDEQMCSTKIKHHLRQYMPNKPLKWGIKLFVLCDSFGYAYRFEIYSGAGDTVVLPGHPDLGASANIVVRLTQTVETFKNHIIYFDNFYTSLPLMVYLRAKGIYSLGTVRGNRIPNDKLPNDIAIDITNVLWKDSKPVRFLFTYVGVKQFQRTTPREGTAKAARFGRKAKRHISIDCPQIVHEYNAHMGGVDLIISEQKHGMLQHEFFIT; this is encoded by the exons ATGAATATGATCGTCGGCGAAGCCAG CTACCCAAATCTGAAGAGCTACTGGGGACAAAATGCGCTCGGACCTATACAAACCTGCATGACCCGAAGCAGATTCGAGGCAATCAAAAAGTACTTCTCGCTACGTGATGAGCGCGAACGGATCAAAAAGGGTGAACCAGGCTACGATCCTTTGTTCCGTACGCGAAAACTTGTAGACTGTCTCAACAAACGGTTTGACTCGGTGCCAAAGTATGCCCGTCTTTGTGTTGACGAGCAAATGTGCAGCACAAAAATTAAGCACCACTTGCGTCAGTACATGCCAAATAAGCCTCTCAAGTGGGGCATTAAACTATTTGTATTGTGCGATTCATTTGGATACGCATACCGCTTTGAAATTTACAGCGGTGCAGGTGATACTGTGGTCTTACCTGGTCACCCAGATCTTGGTGCTTCTGCCAACATTGTAGTGCGCTTAACACAAACCGTTGAGACATTTAAGAATCACATCATTTACTTCGATAATTTTTATACATCTTTGCCTTTGATGGTTTATCTAAGAGCGAAAGGTATTTACAGTCTCGGCACGGTGCGAGGAAACCGTATCCCCAATGACAAGCTACCAAACGATATTGCCATCGACATAACCAATGTACTCTGGAAAGACAGCAAACCTGTTCGCTTTTTGTTCACCTATGTGGGTGTAAAGCAATTTCAAAGGACAACCCCTCGTGAAGGAACTGCAAAGGCTGCTCGTTTTGGCAGAAAAGCTAAGCGACACATATCAATTGATTGTCCTCAAATTGTGCATGAGTATAACGCTCACATGGGCGGCGTAGATCTCATCATATCAGAGCAGAAACACGGGATGCTGCAACACGAGTTTTTTATCACTTAA